Proteins from one Anthonomus grandis grandis chromosome 8, icAntGran1.3, whole genome shotgun sequence genomic window:
- the LOC126739211 gene encoding probable RNA helicase armi — translation MNIFRYILSFFQTSEPELSLEEVTEILLENAACTEDPFKSGLLETQQQYADMKKNLFNVDYNFSTETGTISRKNGENYIIDDKYEFKADGMEWQIGQNVSYHKLVSEGNIVIYNINPIENGWDTVVQKDSILSTRIMISKVQTRDKRLLFLTPGDITVDLDKVSTDFVPYVGDWLQLDVKYQVNEQSLDLSGQVIEVNKLSPIRPHIESGKILSWDVSSCTGSISSKIFFDKQSLSCGYSPVVGDKVVTEIIESDQGKCTWRALKVIPDTMMKKMENINGPESVKLKENHPGLDISTCQITFNKLGETQKLIISITNTSEDLFKLLNVQISRECSQLSFVKESPKDINILPQGNFDLVLSCTAKTMGCSNELLELHFDGFTIGRYVNMVVNPYRVGEYYQKNNSNINYNNSYKSDKLIVRAPYNSVVRFKAVRMPSYAVPKKLLELLIKYDGTNDMTELREELKIFKRCLFTDLTPMNYEDKFHTLLHLDEISNLLSIRQFDQERACFIKNGEFLMLEINNLAERRPSIVLGDKIVARDPLGKSSHEYEGNVLKVGGKHIYLKFSSMFHDGYNGEDYSVRVIPGRSSYRRKHHAIFLAARNLGKELIFPNKIVEKEPQVNFIYQCYSKHAENNRRILINNPTSPLTQTPDNRNVTNTENLTNNVTPITPENSMIESLSSSKTMSASQLIRKAREAKMRSIRERNSRKSTSGSETSESDSVNGNGSRFVHEDGRLVQDMLDKHLKLEWYNRHLNCKQKDAVINILKGISRPLPYIIFGPPGTGKTVTVIEAILQIIRLIPNCRLLVTAPSNSAADLLALRLIDFGVLKPGDLVRLVSINYAIGDRIPPKLVPYCATGSIAKESTADENIIGQNGMTFDCSRAVLGRHKITVSTCNSVGVLHMMNFPRGHFTHIFVDEAGQGSEPEVIIPLSFLDKVNGQVVLAGDPMQLGPVICSKISLETGLSESLLERLTNRFPYARDVQGFPDSEGYDPRLVTKLLHNYRSLGLILSLFSEMFYHGELIPTISSTHSPESLLLKSLASILPKTKDGSVPSIVFHGIEGENYQTADSPSWYNPHEAAQVFYYINECYRLGLNASNIGIITPYTKQVMEIRSLLREAELDIPKCGTVEEFQGQEFDIIFLSTVRSSSDYVAHDLTHSLGFVSSPHRLNVAISRPKALLIIIGNPALLCQDTYWRTVINYCVDKGAYMGCNF, via the exons ATGAATATATTCAGATATATTCTCTCATTCTTTCAAACCTCTGAGCCTGAGTTGTCATTGGAGGAAGTTACagaaatcttattagaaaatgcAGCTTGTACAGAGGATCCCTTTAAAAGTGGTCTTCTGGAAACCCAACAACAATATGcggatatgaaaaaaaatttgtttaatgtaGACTATAATTTCTCTACAGAAACTGGTACGATTTCTagaaaaaatggtgaaaactatATTATTGATGATAAGTACGAATTTAAGGCAGATGGCATGGAGTGGCAAATAGGACAAAATGTATCCTATCACAAACTTGTGTCTGAAG GCAATATTGTAATTTACAACATAAATCCAATAGAAAATGGTTGGGATACAGTTGTACAAAAAGATTCTATTCTCTCTACTCGAATAATGATTTCTAAAGTTCAAACCAGAGATAAGAGGCTGCTCTTTTTAACTCCTGGTGATATTACAGTGGATTTAGATAAGGTTTCAACAGATTTTGTACCGTATGTTGGCGATTGGCTTCAATTGGATGTAAAATATCAAGTTAATGAGCAGAGCTTAGATCTAAGTGGCCAAGTCATTGAAGTGAATAAATTATCACCCATAAGACCTCACATTGAATCTGGCAAAATTTTGTCATGGGATGTGTCAAGCTGTACTGGATCTATAAGCAGTAAA atcttttttgataaacaaTCCTTGAGTTGTGGTTATTCCCCAGTAGTAGGAGATAAAGTTGTTACTGAAATCATTGAATCAGACCAAGGAAAGTGCACTTGGAGAGCTCTAAAGGTCATTCCTGATACTATgatgaaaaaaatggaaaatataaatGGACCAGAGAGTGTTAAGCTGAAGGAAAATCATCCAGGACTGGACATCTCAACATGCCagattacttttaataaattaggaGAAACTCAAAAGCTTATTATCAGTATAACAAATACATCTGAGGatctttttaagcttttaaatgtGCAAATAAGCAGAGAGTGCAGTCAGTTAAGCTTTGTGAAAGAAAGTCCTAAAGACATTAATATTTTGCCTCAGGGAAACTTTGACCTGGTATTAAGTTGTACAGCAAAAACTATGGGATGCTCAAATGAACTTCTGGAGCTTCACTTTGATGGATTTACTATTGGAAGATATGTAAATATGGTAGTTAACCCATATAGGGTAGGAGAAtactatcaaaaaaataattcaaatattaattataacaattcttATAAAAGTGATAAATTAATTGTAAG agCTCCATACAACTCTGTTGTAAGATTTAAAGCTGTCAGAATGCCATCCTATGCTGTCCCTAAGAAACTATTAGAGCTACTTATAAAATATGATGGAACTAATGATATGACAGAACTTAGAgaagaactaaaaatatttaaaagatgtttgTTTACTGACTTG acacCTATGAATTATGAAGACAAATTTCACACTCTTTTACATTTAGATGAGATATCAAATCTGTTATCTATTAGACAGTTTGACCAAGAAAGAgcatgttttattaaaaatggggAGTTTTTAATGttggaaattaataatttagcaGAGAGAAGACCAAGTATAGTATTAG GTGACAAAATTGTGGCAAGGGATCCTCTAGGAAAATCAAGTCATGAATATGAAGGCAATGTTTTGAAAGTCGgtggtaaacatatttatttgaaattttcttcaATGTTTCATGATGGTTATAATGGGGAGGATTATTCGGTAAGGGTAATTCCAG GTCGCAGCTCCTATCGAAGGAAACATCACGCGATATTTCTCGCAGCAAGAAATCTGGGAAAAGAACTAATATTTCCCAACAAAATAGTAGAAAAAGAACCTCAAGTAAATTTCATCTACCAATGTTACTCAAAACACGCAGAAAATAATCGCagaattttaatcaataatcCCACTAGCCCTTTAACTCAAACGCCCGACAATCGCAATGTAACAAACACCGAAAATCTTACCAATAATGTTACTCCTATTACGCCGGAAAATTCAATGATTGAAAGTCTTTCAAGTTCAAAGACGATGAGTGCTTCTCAATTGATTCGAAAAGCCAGGGAAGCGAAGATGCGCAGTATTAGAGAAAGAAATAGCAGGAAAAGTACTAGCGGAAGCGAGACATCAGAATCGGATTCGGTTAATGGTAATGGAAGTAGATTTGTTCATGAAGACGGCAGGCTTGTTCAGGATATGCTtgacaaacatttaaaattagaatG GTATAATCGCCATCTAAACTGCAAACAAAAAGACGCagtaatcaatattttaaaaggaatatCACGACCATTACCGTAtattatttttgggccacctgGCACAGGAAAAACTGTTACTGTAATTGAGGCTATTTTACAAATTATCAGGTTAATTCCTAATTGTAGATTACTGGTAACTGCGCCGTCTAATAGCGCTGCCGATCTATTAGCCTTAAGACTTATTG attttggTGTATTAAAACCAGGAGATTTGGTACGGTTAGTATCGATAAATTACGCGATCGGTGATAGGATTCCACCAAAGTTAGTACCTTATTGTGCTACTGGAAGTATTGCAAAAGAAAGCACTGCTGACGAAAACATTATTGGACAAAACGGAATGACTTTTG ATTGCAGCAGGGCAGTATTGGGTCGTCACAAGATCACCGTCTCAACCTGTAACAGTGTTGGAGTGCTCCATATGATGAACTTTCCACGTGGACATTTCACGCACATTTTCGTAGACGAAGCGGGCCAGGGCTCCGAACCGGAAGTAATAATTCCTCTGTCTTTCTTGGATAAAGTTAACGGTCAAGTGGTTTTGGCTGGCGATCCTATGCAGTTAGGCCCAGTAATATGTTCTAAAATCTCATTGGAAACTGGCCTTAGCGAGTCGCTACTTGAAAGGCTAACAAATCGGTTTCCGTATGCTAGGGATGTGCAAGGGTTTCCCGATAGTGAGGGTTACGATCCGAGGCTTGTGACTAAACTACTTCACAACTATAGAAGTTTGGGACTTATTTTGAGTTTGTTTAGCGAGATGTTTTACCACGGAGAACTCATTCCTACt ATATCGAGCACTCACAGTCCAGAATCACTTCTACTTAAATCTTTAGCGTCAATTTTGCCTAAAACAAAAGACGGTTCTGTGCCCTCAATTGTTTTTCATGGTATTGAGGGAGAAAACTATCAGACCGCCGATTCGCCTTCTTG GTACAACCCCCATGAAGCTGCTCAAGTATTTTACTATATTAATGAGTGTTACAGGCTTGGATTGAATGCTAGTAACATCGGTATTATTACCCCTTACACAAAACAG GTCATGGAGATAAGATCACTGTTACGCGAAGCAGAATTGGACATTCCGAAATGTGGAACTGTAGAAGAGTTCCAAGGGCAAGAGTTTGACATTATTTTCCTATCAACAGTCAGATCATCAAGTGACTATGTAGCTCATGACCTGACGCACAGTTTGGGGTTCGTGTCAAGTCCGCACAGGCTTAACGTAGCAATATCGCGTCCAAAggctttattaataataattggcAATCCCGCTTTATTGTGTCAGGATACTTACTGGAGAACGGTGATCAACTATTGTGTGGATAAGGGTGCGTACATGGGATGTaacttttaa
- the LOC126739379 gene encoding alanine aminotransferase 1 has protein sequence MSMRGNFTSVRQIKSAVGEFREFLSNTQRKGLAGTLKYRNMAGAAPSLTLDNMNPNIKALEYAVRGPLVIRAGEIEKELEKGVNKPFKEVLKANIGDCHAMGQQPITFIREVLALVSLPKLLDDPRFPEDAKERARTILKGCRGHSVGSYTDSPGIEVIRKHVAEYIERRDGHPSDWQNVFISAGASDSIKNVLKLLICPVNGKPPGGLIPIPQYPLYSATFAEFGINQIGYYLDESRNWGLDIAELQRAITEARKVCNPRALVVINPGNPTGSVLSRENIEEVIKFAYKEKLFLLADEVYQDNVYAEGCKFHSFKKVLVEMGEPYSSMELASFMSCSKGYMGECGLRGGYAEVINMDPEVKKMYMKAMSAMLCPTVLGQACLDTVVKPPQPGEPSYERFIKEKQGVLDDLKLRAKMVADTFNSMEGFSCNTVQGAMYAFPRITLPPKAIEQAKKEGKHADVFYAFELLENTGICIVPGSGFGQQPGTYHFRTTILPQTEKLKAMLAKFEEFQASFMKKYS, from the exons ATGAGTATGAGAGGGAACTTCACGTCAGTCCGACAGATCAAGTCGGCCGTGGGTGAATTTCGTGAGTTTCTTTCGAATACCCAAAGGAAGGGCCTCGCGGGAACCCTAAAATACAGAAATATGGCGGGCGCTGCACCTTCCCTTACTCTGGACAACATGAACCCCAACATTAAAGCCTTGGAATATGCTGTCAGAGGACCCTTGGTCATAAGGGCTGGAGAAATTGAAAAGGAATTGGAGAAA GGTGTCAACAAACCATTCAAAGAAGTTTTAAAGGCAAACATTGGCGACTGTCATGCCATGGGACAACAACCAATCACGTTTATCAGAGAAGTGTTGGCGTTGGTTTCTTTGCCGAAACTTTTAGACGACCCTAGGTTTCCGGAAGATGCTAAAGAACGGGCCAGAACAATTCTGAAAGGCTGTAGAGGCCACTCTGTTGGATCATATACAGACTCTCCTGGAATAGAAGTCATTAGAAAACATGTTGCCGAGTATATTGAGAGGAGGGATGGACATCCTTCTGATTggcaaaatgtttttataagtgcag GAGCTAGTGATTCAATCAAGAACGttttgaaacttttaatttgCCCAGTTAATGGCAAGCCCCCTGGTGGCTTGATCCCCATCCCCCAATATCCTTTGTATTCAGCCACATTCGCCGAGTTTGGCATCAATCAAATAGGTTATTATTTGGACGAATCTAGAAATTGGGGACTAGATATTGCTGAACTTCAG AGGGCAATTACCGAGGCAAGAAAAGTTTGCAATCCCAGAGCCCTGGTGGTCATCAATCCAGGCAACCCCACTGGCAGCGTCTTGTCCAGAGAAAATATTGAGGaagttatcaaatttgcttATAAGGAAAAACTGTTCTTATTAGCCGATGAAGTATATCAAGATAATGTGTATGCTGAAGGATGCAAGTTCCATTCATTCAAAAAG GTTTTAGTTGAAATGGGAGAACCTTATAGCAGCATGGAGCTGGCCAGTTTTATGTCATGCTCCAAGGGGTACATGGGAGAATGTGGATTGAGAGGAGGTTATGCTGAG GTAATCAATATGGATCctgaagttaaaaaaatgtatatgaaAGCTATGAGTGCTATGTTGTGCCCGACTGTATTAGGTCAGGCTTGCTTGGATACTGTTGTCAAACCACCACAGCCTGGAGAACCTAGTTATGAACGTTTTATTAAGGAAAAGCAAGGTGTCTTAGATGATcttaag ctcAGAGCTAAAATGGTTGCAGACACATTCAATTCAATGGAAGGGTTCAGCTGTAACACCGTTCAAGGCGCAATGTACGCCTTTCCCAGAATAACTCTACCCCCCAAAGCTATCGAACAAGCGAAGAAAGAAGGAAAACACGCCGACGTGTTCTACGCTTTtgaattattagaaaataccgGTATTTGTATAGTACCCGGTTCCGGTTTCGGACAACAACCCGGTACTTATCACTTTAGGACCACTATTTTACCACAAACCGAAAAACTGAAAGCCATGCTTGCCAAGTTCGAGGAATTCCAGGCTTCTTTTATGAAAAAGTATTCGTAA
- the LOC126739216 gene encoding phosphomevalonate kinase, whose product MSSKPHILLFSGKRKSGKDYICEKLKSVLGENKCCVIRISAPIKKSYAENHNLDFNELLSDSPYKETYRLDMINWSEEVRKKDPGFFCKVACSLAPNKDVWIISDIRRKSDIKWFKENYTNLSTIRISADLDIRKQRGWIFTKGVDDVESECGLDDFGPWDVEFVNDSNQDSERIIQSIQMLISQNKLKD is encoded by the coding sequence ATGAGTTCTAAGCCCCACATCTTGTTATTTAGTGGTAAAAGAAAATCTGGCAAGGACTATATTTGTGAAAAGCTGAAATCAGTGCTGGGCGAAAACAAGTGCTGTGTCATAAGAATTTCGGCACCCATAAAGAAATCTTATGCAGAGAACCACAACTTGGATTTTAATGAACTATTAAGTGATAGCCCATATAAAGAAACGTATAGGCTAGACATGATAAATTGGAGTGAGGAAGTGAGAAAAAAGGACCCTGGATTTTTCTGTAAGGTAGCATGCAGTTTAGCTCCAAATAAGGATGTTTGGATTATTAGTGATATTAGACGGAAAAGTGATATCAAGTGGTTTAAGGAAAACTATACAAATTTAAGCACAATTAGAATATCTGCTGATTTAGATATTAGAAAGCAAAGAGGATGGATTTTTACAAAAGGAGTAGATGATGTAGAATCGGAGTGTGGATTGGATGATTTTGGACCTTGGGATGTAGAATTTGTTAATGACAGTAATCAGGATAGTGAAAGGATTATTCAAAGTATTCAAATGCTAATATCCCAAAATAAGTTAAAAgactag
- the LOC126739212 gene encoding protein angel isoform X2, translating to MFNSYEEEYSGIPRQNCYFYGNHFYGWKSRSEENLYVSSSFNQFGLPPSQYFHNESQGLMQVNNSSIDLPLEPSSPYYLDIPLTPLIPAPSNVNQGIFFSNGNMGPIVPDLRRQNHCYYMRRTISKSRNEISTVLNVQSKRRWENVKAITSSDKPHFDFSLMSYNMLAQKLLEDHEYLYKKHNRNCKKWETRWLNLFNEIKTLNPDILCLQEVQQSHLNTHYRKMGEIGYKELYKKRTGVRCDGCAVYYRANKLTLLEYETVEFYQPNISVLDRDNIAIIAKFCPKDNPNKPFIVVTTHLLYNPKRQDVRLAQMQLLLAEVERLSFRWNSKGKERYWPIILTGDFNSTPDSAVYEFITKGILKFDHLEARKLQKVQSPAHGKVLVPTDLQITDECQHERLIEKRATKKDISRLEEYALISIRNTDKKLPQGSDSVIPKEVKNIAKFCSGTLKHPFAFKSVYNHGSSENPEGTTFQNEWVTVDYIFYSGKKQENVIEDHKLILLSRYRLPLRSELGNMKIPNSLMGSDHLCLVGKFRLRL from the exons ATGTTTAATTCTTATGAAGAAGAGTATTCTGGGATCCCTCgacaaaattgttatttttatggaAATCATTTTTATGGCTGGAAATCTAGAAGCGAAGAAAATTTATATGTGAG TTCATCATTTAACCAATTCGGATTACCGCCATCTCAGTATTTTCACAATGAATCTCAAGGATTGATGCAGGTTAATAACAGTTCAATCGACTTGCCATTGGAACCATCTAGCCCTTATTACCTTGACATTCCTTTGACACCTTTGATACCTGCACCCTCTAATGTAAATCAAGGAATCTTCTTTTCAAATGGTAATATGGGCCCAATAGTACCTGACCTCCGAAGACAAAATCATTG ctATTATATGAGACGAACTATCTCTAAAAGCCGAAATGAAATATCTACAGTCCTAAAT GTTCAATCTAAGAGGCGCTGGGAGAACGTAAAAGCAATAACATCTTCAGATAAACCACATTTTGACTTTTCATTGATGTCATACAATATGCTGGCACAAAAACTTCTAGAAGATCATGagtatttatataaaaagcaCAATCGCAACTGCAAAAAGTGGGAAACTAGATGGCTTAACCTGTTTAacgaaattaaaactttaaatccgGACATTTTATGCCTGCAAGAAGTTCAACAGTCACATTTAAACACCCATTACAG AAAAATGGGTGAAATAGGTTACAAAGAACTTTATAAAAAACGAACTGGGGTTAGATGTGATGGATGTGCCGTATATTATAGGGCTAATAAATTAACGTTACTTGAATATGAGACAGTGGAGTTCTACCAGCCAAATATATCTGTTTTAGATCGGGATAATATAGCTATTATCGCAAAATTTTGCCCCAAAGATAATCCAAATAAGCCCTTTATag TTGTAACTACACATTTGCTATACAATCCAAAAAGACAAGACGTCAGATTAGCCCAGATGCAGCTTTTATTGGCCGAAGTTGAAAGATTGAGTTTCCGTTGGAATTCAAAAGGAAAAGAACGGTATTGGCCAATTATATTAACGGGCGATTTTAATTCTACTCCTGATTCTGCCGTCTATGAATTTATTACcaaaggaattttaaaatttgaccaTTTAGAAGCGAGGAAATTACAGAAAGTACAAAGTCCAGCGCATGGAAAGGTGTtag TTCCTACGGACCTTCAAATAACGGATGAATGTCAACACGAACGTCTGATAGAAAAAAGAGCCACGAAAAAAGATATAAGCAGACTCGAAGAATATGCTCTTATAAGTATCCGTAACACTGATAAAAAATTGCCACAAGGTTCGGACTCTGTGATTCCaaaagaagttaaaaatataGCGAAATTTTGTTCTGGCACGTTAAAACATCCTTTTGCATTTAAATCAGTATACAATCATGGAAGTTCTGAAAATCCAGAAG gTACAACGTTTCAAAATGAATGGGTGACGGTGGACTATATTTTCTACAGCGGAAAGAAACAAGAAAACGTAATAGAAGACCATAAGTTAATATTGTTATCTCGATATAGGTTACCACTAAGAAGTGAACTGGGAAATATGAAAATACCAAACAGTTTAATGGGTTCGGACCATTTGTGTTTAGTAGGAAAGTTTAGGTTAAGACTTTGA
- the LOC126739212 gene encoding protein angel homolog 2 isoform X1, producing the protein MKWIVPWKNLLTKESSGIFILLDLEPPLRQNLKKQLYNWIKSFQRSMFNSYEEEYSGIPRQNCYFYGNHFYGWKSRSEENLYVSSSFNQFGLPPSQYFHNESQGLMQVNNSSIDLPLEPSSPYYLDIPLTPLIPAPSNVNQGIFFSNGNMGPIVPDLRRQNHCYYMRRTISKSRNEISTVLNVQSKRRWENVKAITSSDKPHFDFSLMSYNMLAQKLLEDHEYLYKKHNRNCKKWETRWLNLFNEIKTLNPDILCLQEVQQSHLNTHYRKMGEIGYKELYKKRTGVRCDGCAVYYRANKLTLLEYETVEFYQPNISVLDRDNIAIIAKFCPKDNPNKPFIVVTTHLLYNPKRQDVRLAQMQLLLAEVERLSFRWNSKGKERYWPIILTGDFNSTPDSAVYEFITKGILKFDHLEARKLQKVQSPAHGKVLVPTDLQITDECQHERLIEKRATKKDISRLEEYALISIRNTDKKLPQGSDSVIPKEVKNIAKFCSGTLKHPFAFKSVYNHGSSENPEGTTFQNEWVTVDYIFYSGKKQENVIEDHKLILLSRYRLPLRSELGNMKIPNSLMGSDHLCLVGKFRLRL; encoded by the exons ATGAAATGGATAGTTCCTTGGAAAAATCTTCTG ACTAAGGAGAGCAGTGGCATCTTTATCTTACTTGACCTAGAACCGCCACTAAGGCAGAACCTTAAAAAGCAGCTTTATAATTGGATTAAGTCATTTCAAAGGAGTATGTTTAATTCTTATGAAGAAGAGTATTCTGGGATCCCTCgacaaaattgttatttttatggaAATCATTTTTATGGCTGGAAATCTAGAAGCGAAGAAAATTTATATGTGAG TTCATCATTTAACCAATTCGGATTACCGCCATCTCAGTATTTTCACAATGAATCTCAAGGATTGATGCAGGTTAATAACAGTTCAATCGACTTGCCATTGGAACCATCTAGCCCTTATTACCTTGACATTCCTTTGACACCTTTGATACCTGCACCCTCTAATGTAAATCAAGGAATCTTCTTTTCAAATGGTAATATGGGCCCAATAGTACCTGACCTCCGAAGACAAAATCATTG ctATTATATGAGACGAACTATCTCTAAAAGCCGAAATGAAATATCTACAGTCCTAAAT GTTCAATCTAAGAGGCGCTGGGAGAACGTAAAAGCAATAACATCTTCAGATAAACCACATTTTGACTTTTCATTGATGTCATACAATATGCTGGCACAAAAACTTCTAGAAGATCATGagtatttatataaaaagcaCAATCGCAACTGCAAAAAGTGGGAAACTAGATGGCTTAACCTGTTTAacgaaattaaaactttaaatccgGACATTTTATGCCTGCAAGAAGTTCAACAGTCACATTTAAACACCCATTACAG AAAAATGGGTGAAATAGGTTACAAAGAACTTTATAAAAAACGAACTGGGGTTAGATGTGATGGATGTGCCGTATATTATAGGGCTAATAAATTAACGTTACTTGAATATGAGACAGTGGAGTTCTACCAGCCAAATATATCTGTTTTAGATCGGGATAATATAGCTATTATCGCAAAATTTTGCCCCAAAGATAATCCAAATAAGCCCTTTATag TTGTAACTACACATTTGCTATACAATCCAAAAAGACAAGACGTCAGATTAGCCCAGATGCAGCTTTTATTGGCCGAAGTTGAAAGATTGAGTTTCCGTTGGAATTCAAAAGGAAAAGAACGGTATTGGCCAATTATATTAACGGGCGATTTTAATTCTACTCCTGATTCTGCCGTCTATGAATTTATTACcaaaggaattttaaaatttgaccaTTTAGAAGCGAGGAAATTACAGAAAGTACAAAGTCCAGCGCATGGAAAGGTGTtag TTCCTACGGACCTTCAAATAACGGATGAATGTCAACACGAACGTCTGATAGAAAAAAGAGCCACGAAAAAAGATATAAGCAGACTCGAAGAATATGCTCTTATAAGTATCCGTAACACTGATAAAAAATTGCCACAAGGTTCGGACTCTGTGATTCCaaaagaagttaaaaatataGCGAAATTTTGTTCTGGCACGTTAAAACATCCTTTTGCATTTAAATCAGTATACAATCATGGAAGTTCTGAAAATCCAGAAG gTACAACGTTTCAAAATGAATGGGTGACGGTGGACTATATTTTCTACAGCGGAAAGAAACAAGAAAACGTAATAGAAGACCATAAGTTAATATTGTTATCTCGATATAGGTTACCACTAAGAAGTGAACTGGGAAATATGAAAATACCAAACAGTTTAATGGGTTCGGACCATTTGTGTTTAGTAGGAAAGTTTAGGTTAAGACTTTGA